TGTAAACTTACCTGTTTTTAAAGTCATTAGCTGTTTCAAGAGTACCTCAAAGTTCAGCGTTGTATTTCTTAAATGATCTTTATAATGGTAAATATACTTATGTTCTCAAAATAATATATAGCTTTTCGTGTACAAAATAGAGTTGCCTATCAAGGTGATCTTTATGAAGTCTTCATTTTTATCTACTCAAAGTTACAAACTTTGCGCAGCAGAGTAAATAATTATTGTTGGCAATCTTCTAAATCATTCCTAAAACCTAACATTTGCTTTATTTCTTTCGTTTCCCCTCCCATACAAACAAAATAAACTTTTCCTTTGTTATCAAACCTAATTCCCAAATGAGCAGGAGAATCATATATAATATTCTTATCAAAGGGTAACATATGAAATGTTTTATCAGGTGTTATATTTTTAAAATATTTAAGCAAAACTGCTTTGTTATCTGTATTATCTGTAGTTATTACCACTTTATATCCCTTGTATTGAACAACTGTTTCTTTATCTGAAACATTTCCATTACATTCAAAACAACTATATGAAAGGCTAAGAATTTTATTTTGTAAATTTTCTTGTTCGGAAAATAAGCCCATCAGTAAATATATATTTGCTGGGTTAAACATTTTGTTCTTAGATGAATTATAATTTATGTATGTATCTACAACATTATTTAAATTGATTTTTTGAGCGGAACAATTGCAAAGCATCAATGTCACGAACAACAATGACAATATTTTATTCAAAATCTGTTTTTTGACTATCATAATTCACATATTTTTTGTGCTTTTTCTTTTCATTCTTTTAAGCAAACTAAATTGCAATCTATTATGTAATATAAAAGCCACTCAAACGAATGGCTTTGGTATTTTAATGACTACTTATTATTATTTTTTTTGTCACATCATCTAATGTGTATGATATCCCATTGTTACCATATCTCCAAAATTCTAACCTATAATCTGTATACAAAGTATCCTTTTTATTTATTATAAATGCATACTCATAATAGCTATCATCTGGATTAACATTATTATTTACAGTTTCTATTTCTTCTTTTATCAGTAAAAGTTTCTTCGAGATTTCTTTAGAATTAATTGAAACTGTATATATATTAGGATTCTTATTAAAAAAAGACTTTAAATTAGAACCAAAAATTTCTCCATCATCATTTTTGGTATTATCATGTTTGTATATAAGAACTTCCTTAGAGGTACAAGATAAAACTATCATTGTAACTAATAATAAAAATATTCTGTTCATTATGGTTTTGTTTTCTTAGTTGATGTTACACTTTCTACGGTATAAGGTATTATACCATAATTTGTTCTTTTATCTTCACCTAATTTAACATTCATTTGATTTGCAACACCTGTAGTATATGCTTCCTCCTTATTTTTAAATGATAAATCTCTTCCATCCGGAGTAATCATTGATTTATCTCCTTTGGTTGATACATCTTTTTTTCTATTAGAATATTCACTGTCGTTAAATTTATTGTATCCATGAATTAACTCATGTCCTAATCGAGAGGTAGGGTCTACGGATATCCTACTGGATAAAAATATTGTCGCTAAAATTTTAGATATACAAAAACTAAAAGAGAACGATAGACAACACGTCTTCGCTCTCCTTGATGCTTTTCTTAAGCAAACTAAATTGCAAAGCATTTTATAAAACAACAAAGCCAACTCAAATTGAGTTGGCTTTAGTTTAGTTATGAGCAGTTTCTAAATTATATATATCTCCGCCTTCTTTTGTACATTGTATAAATATTTGTCTTGGAATACTATCTTTCAAACTTATTTTGGTAGTTTGATTACAACTCTCATTGTTGTATTTAAAAATCAACTCTTTATTCTCAATATTGCTAGGTACTGCATCTGCAGAACCTAAATTATAAAAGCCTAAAAGCTTATTATGTGCAGTATAAATATACACTTGTCCACTTCCTCTCTTCGAGTCATCATAAACACCTGTATAATGAACAGAGTTTAAAATTTTTAGAGTATCTTTTTTAGAGGTGATGATATTCCCCAAATATGTGACTACTTGTTCATCAATTTCTTTTCCTTTTTTTGTAAATCCAAAATCTTGATTAAGAGTATTTTGTTCTAAAACTAATATTCTACAACGTTCATAATAGTCCAACTTGGTTTCAATAACTTTATTTTTACTATTCTGCTGTAAATCTGACTTATTACAACTCGTAAATAAAATTACAATTAAACTCAAAAAAAATCTTGTCATATTTTAATAATCTGAGGGTTTAGGTTTTTTAGATTCTTGTTGCATTTGTAAGACACTTTTTTGATAACCTGCTGTTCCACCACCATTATATGCTTCTACAGCTTTTGCCCATCCTTGAAATTTATAGGTAGCTTTTCCTGTTTTTGAATCAACTGAAACTCCTCCTTTAAATCCTTTTGTAGCTAATACTCTGGTTCCCGCATACAAAGAGTTTGTTTCGCTTGTTTTTTCACCTTTAGTTAATTGGTAACGGCTTTTCATCTTAGACCAATCTCCAGGAACATTAGCCTGCATAATATCTGTAATACCTGTTGTACCCGCATTCGATTCTTGAACTGTAACAGCTTTAACTAAAGTAGGGTCTAAGTCAGGAATTCCCTTTGTAGCTTCAGTCGGAATAGAATTCCCTCCTTCAGTTACTAAATTTAATTGTCCAGAATTTTTAGCCTGATTAAAATAGCCTGTTCTTGCTGCAATTTGATAGTCGTTTTCCTGATAAGCTGCGCCAGATACATCTTCATTAGACTGTGGTCTATGTTGAATTATATTAGGCATAGGAACTGACTTCCAGCCTGCAGTGCTTTGGGCAGGGTTATTACTTGCATTTGTAGATTCTTGTATATATGTTTTAAATTGAGTGTCACTTTTAATACGATGAACTTCTACACCTCTATTATTAATAAATACAATATCATTTGGCGCCATTCCATCAGGATCAATAAATCGAATAGGATTATTAAGACTATAACTATATGGTGACCAACCCGGAAACTCAGCTCCCTTTGGATCTACAACACCCCATCTTCCCAAATCCGGCATATACATTCTCGCCCCATAATCATACATACCCGTCTCCTGCAACTCCTTGCCGTTGTACTTATAATTCATATAACCTCCTAGCAAGCCTTTAATTCCTCCAATATGATTCATTCCAAATGCATAATAATTATTGGTATCTGTTATTTCAAGAGCGCCTGCGCTGTCTTTGGCAAAGCTTACTCTTGCATTTCCAAGGTGGCCTTTGTATTGATAAATATAGCGGTGAGAGCTTTACTCCATAGCGAAACAAAACAAGGAACATCAACTCAAAGTCATAGACTTTGCATAGCTGAGACTCAATAAAGATTATTTAGGATGAAAAAGATGAACAACTTCTGCCGTTTCCTTCTCAGGCAAAACAGGTGGATCAAATATTACATCTCTGACAATTTTCTTTTTAATTGTATCAAAAAGCATTTCACCTTTTATATATTGGTTTTTACTATCATGAATAAATGTATATACAGCGTATGGTTCGCCTGTTTTACTATAAAAAACCCATGGTCCTCTTCTAAGATATAACGCTTTATTTTTAAAAAAATCACCTTCCCCTTCATTAGAAATTTTACCACTTTTATAATATACTTTAGTTGTATAATGATTGGGGGCTTTGTGTAAATAAGAATAAGAATTTACTTTTTGATTAGGATAATATTGATAAATTTCAACTACAATCCCATTGCTATATAAGTATTTACTATCTAATTTTCCAGAATTATTATATATTTCTGAACTAACTAATCTTCCTTTTTTATAGTTCGCCTTTGTGGTAGTTCCATTTTCTTTAATTAATTCTGTATAATTCTCTTTTTTGCAAGACTGTAAAAAGAGAATGAAGAATGTTAAGCTTAAATATTTCATGTTATTTTCGGGATTTTGCAGCACTATCAACCTTTGCTCTTACATACGGATTTGAAATTTCATCATAATTATTTCCTGTATGCCAGTTTTGATATATATTTCCGACTTTTGGTACTTTAAACTGCATTGTTGAATCTTTTCCGTTATCAAAACTAACTTTAGCACTAATAATTGTATCTCTATTAACAAGTTTTTCCTTTCCTCCCAAAAATGTATATGCCAAATCAACTAATGACATTAAATCAACCATAAAACTGATCTTGTCTGAGCCATCATTTCCTCTACTCAAGCTATTAACCATTCCCCCATAAAACCATCCAAACTTACGATTTTATCAATATCACCTCTAAAAAATGGGTTTTCATAATTTAATGGTGCCGCTCCTCCTAAATTTGTATAAAAGTAGCCTCCTTCATTCCCTAAGTGAGATAGATATCTGGTAAGATCAAAAGCACCTTGCCCTTTTATATACATTCCTCCTGGTGTTGTTGTCGCTCCATAGGAGGTATTACCGCCTGCATCTGTATAGGTTCCGTCTGCATTTAATGTATACTTTACATTACCTGTTGTCTGATCCGTAACCTCACCTGTCTCTGCAACACCATATACATTTGCATATCCTGCATCTATTGCTTCTTGGGCTGTATTAATATTAGCATTATAAGTCAGCCTATGCTGATAACCTTCAAACACTTGGTGTATCCAACCTAATCCCTCTCTTCCATCAGGATCAATAAAACTCAACGGATTATTAAATGCGTAATTATATGGGCTATATCTTGTCATCTTCTCCGCCAGAGGGTCAACCACTCCCCATCTACCTAAATCCGGCATATACATTCTTGCCC
This genomic window from Chryseobacterium sp. MEBOG06 contains:
- a CDS encoding RHS repeat-associated core domain-containing protein, translated to MYQYKGHLGNARVSFAKDSAGALEITDTNNYYAFGMNHIGGIKGLLGGYMNYKYNGKELQETGMYDYGARMYMPDLGRWGVVDPKGAEFPGWSPYSYSLNNPIRFIDPDGMAPNDIVFINNRGVEVHRIKSDTQFKTYIQESTNASNNPAQSTAGWKSVPMPNIIQHRPQSNEDVSGAAYQENDYQIAARTGYFNQAKNSGQLNLVTEGGNSIPTEATKGIPDLDPTLVKAVTVQESNAGTTGITDIMQANVPGDWSKMKSRYQLTKGEKTSETNSLYAGTRVLATKGFKGGVSVDSKTGKATYKFQGWAKAVEAYNGGGTAGYQKSVLQMQQESKKPKPSDY